Proteins encoded in a region of the Zea mays cultivar B73 chromosome 4, Zm-B73-REFERENCE-NAM-5.0, whole genome shotgun sequence genome:
- the LOC100502425 gene encoding uncharacterized protein LOC100502425 has translation MGAWLFLTEVSLRQGKPPAAGRRCCFTTVAHLTHPRDLARTDGPRSPAPHLIRARSCVHRCDAGAWGHLVGSISYPILNSSCLLRRSRSEHRTKIQSDTCDACLGSLTGYKTKPFSRPTLPQT, from the exons ATGGGAGCATGGTTGTTTCTCACCGAAGTTTCCCTCCGCCAAGGAAAGCCCCCTGCCGCGGGCCGGCGTTGCTGCTTCACCACTGTCG CCCACTTAACACACCCACGCGACCTAGCACGGACAGATGGGCCCAGGTCACCAGCGCCTCATCTGATCCGCGCGCGGAGCTGCGTTCACCGGTGTGACGCTGGCGCGTGGGGCCATCTCGTCGGTTCCATCTCCTACCCTATATTGAACTCGTCCTGTCTATTACGAAGGAGCCGGAGCGAACATCGCACCAAGATACAGTCTGATACCTGTGATGCTTGCCTAGGATCCCTCACGGGGTATAAAACTAAGCCATTCTcacgcccgaccctccctcaaacCTAA